A genomic window from Candidatus Pelagisphaera phototrophica includes:
- the purE gene encoding 5-(carboxyamino)imidazole ribonucleotide mutase, with protein MEEPLVSIIMGSDSDLNVMQQAADILESFGIPFEMTIVSAHRTPDRLYSYSKSAHERGIKVIIAGAGGAAHLPGMAAAISPLPVIGVPVKSSNSIDGWDSVLSILQMPGGVPVATVALNGAKNAGLLAVQILSTANDTLRDQFIEYKEGLSAEIHRKLENLKKP; from the coding sequence ATGGAAGAGCCACTAGTAAGCATCATAATGGGTTCAGACTCCGATCTGAATGTAATGCAACAGGCCGCAGATATTCTGGAATCCTTCGGGATACCCTTTGAAATGACGATAGTGTCCGCCCACCGAACCCCTGATAGGCTCTATTCGTATTCAAAGTCTGCCCACGAAAGGGGGATAAAAGTCATTATCGCTGGCGCTGGAGGAGCGGCTCACCTTCCGGGCATGGCCGCTGCAATTTCGCCGCTACCCGTTATCGGCGTGCCAGTAAAGTCTTCGAATTCTATCGATGGCTGGGATTCCGTACTCTCGATCCTACAAATGCCGGGTGGCGTTCCCGTAGCTACTGTAGCCCTCAACGGCGCGAAGAATGCGGGCCTTCTCGCGGTTCAAATCCTTTCCACTGCCAACGATACGCTCCGCGACCAATTCATTGAGTATAAAGAAGGCCTCAGCGCTGAAATTCATAGGAAATTGGAAAATCTCAAGAAACCGTAG
- a CDS encoding CNNM domain-containing protein: MLLAFIGAVAFTIGASFYCSLMESLILSTTVAEIEGLKKSRPRKGAKLEHLKIDLPNTISAILTLNTIANTAGTALVGGLAVIMWGNAVIGIITGAMTLGVLIFSEIIPKNLGVVYRTQLHPWIVDSLVILRILMTPITYMTNASIKLVVKGDIETDPDADEKEIILLAEKGAKEGSLTSDESDMVANALKLDEVQVSEIMTPRVVVTALDKSLTVEEVFKKTPHLHFARIPVFDEELDNIVGIVRRRDLLTQIADDNDDVRLVDIMDDVRFVPETVTAYSALQSMLKSHQQLLAVVDEFGSLAGVVAMEDIMESILGREIFEKDDVAIDMRELARNENSEANDPLTHKES; the protein is encoded by the coding sequence ATGCTATTAGCATTTATCGGCGCTGTCGCCTTCACAATAGGAGCATCGTTCTATTGCTCTTTGATGGAATCCCTCATTCTGAGCACAACCGTCGCCGAGATTGAAGGTTTAAAGAAAAGCAGACCTCGCAAGGGCGCAAAACTCGAGCACTTGAAGATCGACCTTCCAAATACGATCTCTGCAATTCTCACTCTCAATACAATCGCCAATACTGCAGGTACCGCGTTAGTGGGAGGACTCGCTGTCATAATGTGGGGAAATGCAGTCATCGGGATCATCACGGGGGCAATGACTTTGGGGGTTCTTATTTTTTCCGAGATCATTCCCAAGAATCTCGGGGTTGTCTACCGGACACAGCTTCATCCCTGGATCGTGGACTCGCTCGTCATATTGCGAATCTTGATGACGCCGATCACCTATATGACCAATGCGTCAATCAAACTAGTCGTAAAAGGCGACATCGAAACTGATCCAGACGCGGATGAGAAAGAGATCATTCTCTTAGCCGAAAAGGGTGCAAAGGAAGGAAGCCTCACCTCGGATGAGTCGGACATGGTCGCCAACGCCCTCAAACTTGACGAGGTGCAGGTGAGTGAAATCATGACTCCCCGAGTCGTGGTCACCGCTTTAGATAAGTCTCTTACCGTTGAGGAGGTATTCAAAAAGACCCCTCACTTGCACTTTGCCCGGATACCCGTTTTCGACGAAGAGCTCGACAACATCGTGGGTATCGTTCGGAGACGCGACCTACTCACGCAAATAGCAGACGACAACGACGACGTAAGACTTGTTGACATAATGGACGATGTTCGATTCGTACCCGAAACCGTAACCGCTTATTCCGCGTTACAGTCGATGCTGAAGTCTCACCAACAACTGCTGGCCGTGGTCGACGAGTTTGGATCACTCGCAGGAGTCGTCGCTATGGAGGATATAATGGAGTCCATTCTAGGCAGAGAGATTTTTGAAAAGGATGACGTCGCCATCGACATGCGCGAACTAGCACGGAATGAAAACAGTGAGGCCAACGATCCGCTCACTCATAAGGAATCCTAA
- the lgt gene encoding prolipoprotein diacylglyceryl transferase, with protein sequence MELLRVFAYHVHQPRPFLIQFTETFGIRYYGLAYILGFLVGAWLLSRYYRKGLSPYNSEQQTDLFVALIVAVVAGGRVGYFLFYTPELILSEPWKVFFVWEGGMASHGGFTGVAVATLYIARKHRQSFWLTADLVCSLAPAGLLFGRIANYLNGELWGKVTDVSWAVLFSTAPDRGTLPRHPSQLYEAALEGLFMLLYSQYRIWKTPTLKKHPGSLVGEFLLIYSILRVVGEQFREPDAALTLGLSRGTTLSILMGLAGLVIAVSTRERTNDSRKQSS encoded by the coding sequence ATGGAGCTTTTAAGGGTCTTCGCCTATCACGTACATCAGCCTCGCCCCTTTCTGATACAGTTCACTGAGACTTTTGGGATTCGATACTATGGTCTAGCCTACATTCTCGGATTCCTCGTAGGGGCCTGGCTTTTGAGCCGATATTATAGAAAAGGCCTGTCACCCTACAACTCGGAACAACAAACTGATCTTTTTGTAGCACTCATCGTCGCAGTGGTTGCAGGCGGTAGGGTTGGGTATTTTCTTTTTTATACTCCGGAACTCATTTTGTCCGAACCTTGGAAAGTTTTTTTCGTTTGGGAGGGAGGTATGGCCAGCCATGGGGGTTTCACCGGAGTCGCAGTCGCTACGCTGTACATTGCCCGGAAACACAGGCAGTCGTTTTGGCTGACCGCGGATCTCGTCTGCTCCTTGGCGCCCGCTGGATTGCTTTTCGGGCGGATTGCAAACTACCTTAACGGCGAACTCTGGGGGAAGGTAACTGACGTTTCATGGGCTGTTCTTTTCTCAACTGCCCCCGACAGAGGTACTCTACCTCGCCATCCTTCTCAACTGTATGAGGCTGCCCTCGAGGGTCTTTTCATGCTGCTGTATTCCCAGTACCGTATCTGGAAAACCCCTACTCTAAAAAAGCATCCTGGATCGCTCGTAGGAGAATTCTTGCTGATCTACTCCATTTTACGTGTCGTTGGTGAGCAGTTTAGAGAGCCGGACGCCGCTCTCACGCTCGGCCTCAGCCGTGGGACCACCCTCTCAATTCTTATGGGTCTAGCGGGGCTTGTTATCGCTGTCAGCACCCGTGAGCGAACCAACGATTCGCGTAAACAATCCTCCTGA
- a CDS encoding phosphatidylglycerophosphatase A family protein: protein MMRNPRWARYWPTHVVLRVATLGSLGDFKAPGTWGSAAGVLLYLVVFYPTNHFVGALLMLASCYFAVGICGEAEKRLKKVDPGEVIIDEVVAMPICFIGLKPFIAEGHGAVVLLGTFLVFRLFDILKPLGIKKLQRYYGGFGVVIDDVVASLATCVVMNLGLRLWLGF from the coding sequence ATGATGCGGAATCCGAGATGGGCCCGTTATTGGCCGACGCACGTTGTTCTCAGGGTAGCAACATTAGGGAGTCTGGGTGACTTTAAGGCTCCTGGAACTTGGGGTTCTGCCGCGGGAGTCTTGCTGTACCTGGTGGTCTTTTACCCTACAAACCATTTTGTTGGAGCCCTCCTCATGTTGGCGAGCTGCTACTTTGCGGTTGGAATATGTGGAGAGGCGGAGAAGCGACTTAAGAAAGTGGATCCAGGGGAAGTGATCATAGACGAAGTGGTCGCAATGCCAATCTGCTTTATTGGGCTCAAGCCTTTCATCGCCGAGGGTCACGGCGCTGTTGTTCTTTTGGGAACGTTTCTTGTATTTCGGCTTTTCGATATTCTCAAACCACTAGGAATAAAGAAACTGCAGCGTTACTACGGTGGATTTGGAGTTGTTATCGACGATGTTGTAGCCTCCCTCGCCACCTGCGTGGTGATGAATCTAGGGCTTCGTTTGTGGCTCGGATTTTGA
- the pgsA gene encoding CDP-diacylglycerol--glycerol-3-phosphate 3-phosphatidyltransferase: protein MNLPNILTLSRIPLMFLIVWLMREDFMWAATGAFVMFVIAGLTDWLDGYVARKQGIVSNFGILMDALTDKILMLGLMIALVDIGQVHIFLVLLILGREFMITGMRLVAATKGVVVSAESSGKQKTVTQILAVGAFLLEAVFRKDFGSGTGGWAVQTAETLNWIGLILFGLCVFMTLYSGANYFKKYGELVFLEGDR from the coding sequence ATGAATCTACCTAACATTCTAACACTTTCGCGGATCCCATTGATGTTCCTGATTGTGTGGCTCATGCGGGAGGACTTTATGTGGGCGGCGACCGGCGCTTTTGTAATGTTCGTGATCGCTGGGTTGACTGATTGGCTAGATGGGTACGTTGCTCGCAAGCAAGGGATCGTGTCGAACTTTGGTATTCTCATGGATGCGTTGACTGACAAAATTCTGATGCTCGGTTTGATGATTGCCCTGGTGGATATTGGGCAAGTGCATATTTTCCTTGTTCTCTTAATCCTTGGTCGAGAGTTTATGATCACGGGCATGCGTTTAGTGGCGGCAACCAAAGGGGTCGTTGTGTCGGCTGAGAGTTCAGGTAAACAAAAAACGGTTACACAAATTTTGGCGGTAGGCGCCTTCTTGCTCGAGGCCGTCTTTAGAAAAGACTTTGGCTCTGGCACTGGTGGGTGGGCGGTGCAAACTGCCGAAACTCTGAATTGGATTGGGTTGATACTTTTTGGACTATGCGTATTCATGACGCTGTATTCGGGTGCCAATTACTTCAAGAAGTATGGTGAACTCGTATTTCTAGAAGGCGATAGATAG
- the coaD gene encoding pantetheine-phosphate adenylyltransferase, producing the protein MKVCIYPGTFDPITHGHLDVLERACRLFDSVIIAIAENRDKKPFFTAEERLNLVNQNIEQFPNASAMVFSGLLIDFAKAQNASVIIRGLRAVSDFEFEFQMANMNRHLGPGIETILVMTKEGYNYTSSSLVKQVAEYGADVSEFVPSNVVKALKAKLG; encoded by the coding sequence ATGAAAGTCTGCATTTACCCAGGTACCTTTGATCCCATTACACACGGCCATTTAGACGTTCTCGAGAGAGCGTGTCGCCTCTTTGACAGTGTGATCATTGCGATTGCCGAAAACCGTGACAAAAAGCCGTTTTTCACAGCGGAGGAACGTCTAAACCTTGTAAACCAAAACATAGAGCAATTCCCAAACGCCTCCGCTATGGTTTTTAGCGGTTTGCTTATCGATTTTGCCAAGGCTCAAAACGCATCTGTCATTATTCGCGGACTAAGAGCCGTATCCGATTTTGAATTTGAGTTTCAAATGGCAAACATGAACCGGCACCTCGGACCTGGAATCGAGACGATTCTAGTAATGACCAAAGAGGGCTATAACTACACCAGCTCTTCCTTGGTTAAGCAAGTGGCCGAGTACGGAGCAGACGTAAGCGAATTTGTTCCGAGTAATGTGGTCAAAGCCCTCAAGGCAAAGCTAGGATAG
- a CDS encoding inositol monophosphatase family protein gives MIKSPPTKEYLREIRDFAKKLALKAGDRAMEMRDGGLTQSYKQSVELVTSADLEVNDLIRDGIREAYPEHVFLTEESEGAAAARPNLLSPTWIIDPIDGTVGYARGHFQFCISIAFCMKGQIQVGVVNCPALGEIFVSIKNDGAFLNDECIHVSDTDHLENSLVATGFPHGWGGIDRLVARLGDIRKRCRDIRRSGSCAFDLCWVACGRIDGYYEEDLKAWDLSAGKLIAIEAGAKYGFFDENKRDELPEIRGYANLATNPHLYDEMMSILAGDNS, from the coding sequence ATGATAAAATCGCCTCCAACGAAAGAGTATTTACGAGAGATACGGGATTTCGCTAAAAAACTCGCCCTCAAAGCCGGTGATCGAGCTATGGAGATGCGCGATGGTGGATTGACGCAAAGCTATAAGCAAAGCGTTGAACTCGTCACATCTGCAGACTTGGAAGTGAATGACTTGATTAGAGATGGGATTCGCGAAGCCTATCCCGAACACGTCTTTTTGACCGAAGAGTCAGAAGGGGCAGCCGCGGCCCGCCCTAACTTGTTAAGTCCAACCTGGATTATCGATCCGATTGACGGCACCGTCGGTTATGCCCGAGGTCACTTTCAGTTTTGCATTTCGATAGCGTTTTGCATGAAGGGCCAGATTCAGGTAGGGGTTGTGAATTGCCCCGCGCTTGGAGAGATTTTTGTGAGTATTAAGAATGATGGCGCGTTCTTAAACGATGAATGCATACACGTGAGTGATACGGATCATCTTGAGAATTCTCTTGTCGCGACCGGATTTCCGCATGGGTGGGGAGGAATTGACCGGTTGGTCGCAAGACTAGGAGATATACGGAAAAGATGTAGAGACATAAGGAGGTCCGGTTCTTGCGCGTTTGACCTTTGTTGGGTAGCATGTGGTCGTATCGACGGTTATTACGAAGAGGATCTCAAAGCTTGGGACCTGAGTGCTGGGAAATTGATCGCGATTGAAGCGGGGGCCAAATATGGCTTTTTCGACGAAAACAAAAGGGATGAATTGCCTGAGATACGTGGATACGCTAATCTGGCAACCAATCCCCATCTATACGATGAAATGATGTCGATTCTTGCCGGGGATAACTCCTAG